CGCTAGAAACTTCAAAATGCCATTCTTCACACCAATTAGAACGTTATCAGCTGAATCAAGAGCAAATGTGTTAACACCGGATACATTGAAGGTACCTAAATGTTTTGCGCTCGCATTTTCAGCATCGATAGTGTAAAGATTACTATTTTCGTCCATTGCGAATATTTCATCAGATCGACTAACGAAGACACCGGTCATTCTTTCGCTGGGCAAtcctttaattttaataggcACGCTATGACCTGCTTTTAATACATAAGACGTTTTAGTTGCTgcgaaaaatatgttatttctaGTATCAACCGTCAAACCGTGACCGTTTGGTATGGGTGAGAAAGTTTCCTGCTTTTGACCATcgtttgttattttatgtactcGATTCTGAGGCCATGTGGCAATGTACATAGTGCCGCCATCACTCGAAACTGTTATATACATCACGTCTTCCCCCAAAGCCGTGTAAAGTTCGATTGAGCCgtcatctttatatttataaataccattATCAGTAGCGAGATACACAATATCGTTGAGGTTATCAACGGTCGTCGATTGACCTAAACCGGCTACTTTTATTGTCTCCGTTTCACCACTTGGATGTAAGACTTGTAGGTTCATTTTCATTTCGTCGCTTATTAGCGTGTAGAATACTTTACCAGTCTTCCAATGGACCGTCATATCAGCTGGTATGCCAGTTATGTTCTTAGGTTCGTCCATTGAGTAATAGAAGTCGTTGAGATTTATTAAATTCGTACAGAATACATCTCTATGTGCTTGTTTAAATAGCTCTTGTCGTGTCATAACTGGACTAGCAAGAGAATGTTTTGCAGTAAAGcagataag
This DNA window, taken from Vanessa cardui chromosome 26, ilVanCard2.1, whole genome shotgun sequence, encodes the following:
- the LOC124540875 gene encoding uncharacterized protein LOC124540875, whose translation is MQKLILLLICFTAKHSLASPVMTRQELFKQAHRDVFCTNLINLNDFYYSMDEPKNITGIPADMTVHWKTGKVFYTLISDEMKMNLQVLHPSGETETIKVAGLGQSTTVDNLNDIVYLATDNGIYKYKDDGSIELYTALGEDVMYITVSSDGGTMYIATWPQNRVHKITNDGQKQETFSPIPNGHGLTVDTRNNIFFAATKTSYVLKAGHSVPIKIKGLPSERMTGVFVSRSDEIFAMDENSNLYTIDAENASAKHLGTFNVSGVNTFALDSADNVLIGVKNGILKFLAYEKNPCSDYQKLNKIGKRHSRRRKHRRTTTTTEENEEYED